In Gossypium raimondii isolate GPD5lz chromosome 12, ASM2569854v1, whole genome shotgun sequence, a single window of DNA contains:
- the LOC105765095 gene encoding uncharacterized protein LOC105765095 isoform X1, whose product MPFKTMIEVEPPSPLRYIIGAAVMMIGVVLPVGYMMFRNKRVPSSSSYSKQTNKVLI is encoded by the exons ATGCCA TTCAAAACAATGATAGAGGTTGAACCACCGAGTCCGTTAAGATATATCATCGGAGCAGCGGTCATGATGATCGGAGTTGTATTGCCCGTCGGATACATGATGTTCCGTAACAAACGTGtcccttcctcttcttcttatTCCAAACAGAC GAACAAAGTTTTAATATAG
- the LOC105765095 gene encoding uncharacterized protein LOC105765095 isoform X2, whose translation MPFKTMIEVEPPSPLRYIIGAAVMMIGVVLPVGYMMFRNKRVPSSSSYSKQT comes from the exons ATGCCA TTCAAAACAATGATAGAGGTTGAACCACCGAGTCCGTTAAGATATATCATCGGAGCAGCGGTCATGATGATCGGAGTTGTATTGCCCGTCGGATACATGATGTTCCGTAACAAACGTGtcccttcctcttcttcttatTCCAAACAGACGTAG
- the LOC105765092 gene encoding uncharacterized protein LOC105765092: MAVNETVKYGIIGVGMMGREHLINLHHLRTQGVVVVCIADPHLPSQQLALELAKSFDWPLKVFSGHQELLDSGLCDVVVVSSPNMTHYQILMDILNHPKPHHVLVEKPLCTTVADCRKVVNAARKRPDMLVQVGLEYRYMPPVAKLIEIVKGGTLGQVKMVAIREHRFPFLVKVNNWNRFNSNTGGTLVEKCCHFFDLMRLFAGANPVCMMASGAMDVNHKDEIYDGKVPDIIDNAYVIVEFDNGARGMLDLCMFAEGSKNEQEISVVGHTGKGEAFVPESIVRFGSRMEGRDGVQTLKTENRLIKYEGLHHGSSYLEHLNFLSAIRVKGAKTPAADLNDGLISVAMGVAAQLSIEKGRFVNIEEVLDEHNC; this comes from the exons ATGGCAGTCAATGAAACTGTGAAGTATGGAATCATAGGGGTAGGGATGATGGGAAGAGAACATCTTATTAATCTTCACCATCTTAGAACCCAAGGAGTGGTGGTTGTTTGCATAGCTGATCCTCACCTCCCCTCTCAGCAACTTGCCTTGGAACTGGCTAAATCCTTTGATTGGCCACTTAAG GTCTTCTCGGGGCACCAGGAACTACTGGACAGTGGCTTATGTGATGTAGTTGTTGTGTCAAGCCCTAATATGACTCATTATCAGATTCTGATGGATATTTTGAACCATCCTAAACCTCATCATGTGCTAGTTGAGAAACCATTGTGTACTACGGTCGCCGACTGCAGAAAG GTTGTAAATGCTGCTAGAAAGAGGCCTGATATGCTGGTACAAGTTGGATTGGAATATAGATACATGCCACCAGTCGCGAAATTGATAGAGATAGTGAAGGGTGGAACTCTTGGACAGGTCAAGATGGTGGCAATTCGGGAACATCGGTTCCCTTTCCTGGTTAAG GTTAACAACTGGAACCGGTTCAATTCTAACACGGGAGGGACCCTGGTAGAGAAGTGCTGCCACTTCTTTGATTTGATGAGGCTGTTTGCAGGTGCAAACCCTGTTTGTATGATGGCTTCTGGTGCCATGGATGTTAATCACAAAGATGAAATATATGACGGAAAG GTACCGGACATTATTGACAATGCATATGTTATTGTCGAGTTTGACAATGGTGCTCGAGGGATGCTTGACCTCTGCATGTTTGCGGAAGGGAGTAAAAATGAGCAAGAAATTTCTGTTGTCGGTCACACTGGCAAG GGCGAAGCCTTTGTTCCTGAAAGCATTGTGCGTTTCGGCTCTAGGATGGAGGGTAGAGACGGGGTCCAGACTCTAAAAACTGAGAATCGACTAATAAA GTATGAAGGATTGCATCACGGTTCTAGCTATTTGGAGCACCTTAACTTCTTGTCTGCAATTAGAGTAAAAGGTGCAAAGACTCCGGCTGCTGATTTAAATGATGGGTTGATCTCAGTTGCCATGGGAGTTGCGGCACAACTTTCCATCGAGAAGGGCCGGTTTGTTAACATTGAAGAAGTCTTGGATGAACATAATTGTTAA